GGACCTGTATTTAAGTATGATAAGGCACAAAAATTGTTGGATTAAAAAAAATTTTTAGAAATTTGAATTTAAGAAAGAAGGCAATAAAATGAGTATGGATTTAAATAGAAAAGTTGTTACAAAAAATGCATATAGAGTGACAAAAGATAGATCAAAAACTGCACTTCGTGTAAGAGTTCCAGGTGGAGCTATTACAGCAGAAATAATGGGATTAGTTGCAGACATAGCAAATACTTACGGAGATGGAAATGTGCATATTACAACTCGTCAAGGATTTGAAGTTTTGGGAATCAATTGGAAGGACATTGAAAAAGTCAATAAAATGGTTCAGCCAATTATGGAAAAGTTAGATATTAATTACAAGGACAAAGATAAAGGATATGCAGCAGCTGGGACAAGAAATGTGGCGGCTTGTATTGGAAACAAAGTTTGTCCAAAAGGGGCCTACAATACAACTGAGTTGGCTAAAAAAATAGAAAAAGTAATCTTCCCAAATGATTTTCACTTTAAAGTTGCTCTAACTGGCTGTCCAAATGACTGTCAAAAAGTGAGAATGCATGATTTTGGAATAATTGGAATGGCAAAACCTGAACTGGATGAATCAAAATGTGTTTCATGCGGAATGTGTGAGAGAAAATGTAAAAAATTATCTACAGGAGCAATTACATATAAAAATTATAAACCTGTGAGAGATCACTACAGATGTATAGGTTGTGGAGAATGTGTCTTAAACTGTCCTACAGGAGCGTGGACAAGATCACCTAAGAAGTATTATAAACTTGCGATAATGGGAAGAACTGGAAAGCAAAATCCAAGACTTGCTGAAGATTGGCTTTTGTGGGCAGACGAAGAATCAATTATAAAAATTATGAAAAATACTTATGAATATGTTGATAAATATATAGATAGAAGTCTTCCAAAAGAGCATATTGGTTATATCGTTGACAGAACTGGATTTGATGAATTTAAGAAATGGGTTCTAAAAGATGTAAACTTACCTGAAGAAGCTATTATGATTGATAGAATTTACTGGGGAAATGGCATAAAATATCCTGGAATTAGATAATTTTTTGTAAAAAAATAATAAACTTGAAAAGAAAATAATAATTTGATACTATTTAACAAAAGGATAGTATCATTTTTATTTAATTTAATAAAAAAAGGAGTAAAGAAATTGATAGAAGAAAATATAAAAAATGCGAAAGAAATACTTGAAAAAATGAATCCAAATCAAAAAATTAATTATCACACAATTTTAGGGAAATTAATAGATGATTGGAAAAAAAATGAAATTCGACCGAAAATATTGGTTCATAGCTGTTGTGCGCCGTGCAGTACCT
This genomic stretch from Leptotrichia sp. oral taxon 218 harbors:
- the asrC gene encoding sulfite reductase subunit C; protein product: MSMDLNRKVVTKNAYRVTKDRSKTALRVRVPGGAITAEIMGLVADIANTYGDGNVHITTRQGFEVLGINWKDIEKVNKMVQPIMEKLDINYKDKDKGYAAAGTRNVAACIGNKVCPKGAYNTTELAKKIEKVIFPNDFHFKVALTGCPNDCQKVRMHDFGIIGMAKPELDESKCVSCGMCERKCKKLSTGAITYKNYKPVRDHYRCIGCGECVLNCPTGAWTRSPKKYYKLAIMGRTGKQNPRLAEDWLLWADEESIIKIMKNTYEYVDKYIDRSLPKEHIGYIVDRTGFDEFKKWVLKDVNLPEEAIMIDRIYWGNGIKYPGIR